The proteins below come from a single Nocardioides eburneiflavus genomic window:
- a CDS encoding endonuclease gives MTPHLGKGRARPTSLASSLAAALALVLSLVLLLPSVTAPATAATPLTVSQAIGQQTGATQTVRGYVVGQPTATNTVVRSSFPNDYALAIADSASQTSTSSMLYVQIPSAFRSQWGLRTNQSLMGKQIDVTGALASYFSHPGMTSTSALALSGGGTTEPPPTGGSSPWDSTYYAPAVGKTGTALRTSLHDIIDDNTKLSYDAVWTALKDTDQDPANSSNVIELYTGRSISKSSNGGSTGNWNREHVWAQSRGGFTTSAGPGTDLHHIRPEDVTVNSIRGNKDFDDGGSAVSGCTDCWTDGDSFEPRDAVKGDVARMLFYMAIRYEGDDGFTDLEMSSTVGTSSSRLGDLETLLAWNAADPVSTFEMRRNDRIHAQWQGNRNPFIDHPEWAAAIWN, from the coding sequence ATGACCCCACATCTCGGGAAGGGTCGTGCCCGCCCGACCTCCCTCGCCTCCTCGCTCGCCGCCGCCCTCGCCCTCGTGCTCTCCCTGGTGCTGCTGCTGCCGTCCGTCACCGCGCCCGCCACGGCCGCCACCCCCCTCACCGTCAGCCAGGCGATCGGCCAGCAGACCGGCGCGACGCAGACCGTCCGCGGCTACGTCGTCGGGCAGCCGACCGCCACCAACACGGTCGTACGCTCCAGCTTCCCCAACGACTACGCGCTGGCGATCGCGGACTCCGCGTCGCAGACCAGCACGTCGTCGATGCTCTACGTGCAGATCCCCTCGGCCTTCCGCTCGCAGTGGGGCCTGAGGACGAACCAGTCGCTGATGGGCAAGCAGATCGACGTCACCGGCGCACTGGCGTCGTACTTCTCCCACCCGGGCATGACGAGCACGTCGGCGCTCGCGCTCTCGGGCGGCGGCACCACCGAGCCGCCGCCGACCGGCGGCAGCAGTCCGTGGGACTCGACCTATTACGCCCCGGCCGTCGGCAAGACCGGCACCGCCCTGCGCACCTCGCTGCACGACATCATCGACGACAACACGAAGCTGTCCTACGACGCGGTGTGGACGGCCCTCAAGGACACCGACCAGGACCCGGCCAACAGCTCGAACGTCATCGAGCTCTACACCGGTCGCTCCATCTCGAAGTCGAGCAACGGCGGCAGCACCGGCAACTGGAACCGCGAGCACGTGTGGGCGCAGTCGCGCGGCGGCTTCACCACCAGCGCCGGCCCCGGCACCGACCTGCACCACATCCGGCCCGAGGACGTGACGGTCAACTCGATCCGCGGCAACAAGGACTTCGACGACGGCGGGTCCGCCGTCTCGGGGTGCACCGACTGCTGGACCGACGGCGACTCCTTCGAGCCGCGCGACGCCGTCAAGGGCGACGTGGCGCGGATGCTGTTCTACATGGCGATCCGCTACGAGGGCGACGACGGCTTCACGGACCTCGAGATGAGCTCGACGGTCGGCACCTCGTCGTCGCGGCTCGGCGACCTCGAGACGTTGCTCGCCTGGAACGCCGCCGACCCGGTGAGCACCTTCGAGATGCGGCGCAACGACCGCATCCACGCCCAGTGGCAGGGCAACCGCAACCCGTTCATCGACCACCCCGAGTGGGCCGCCGCGATCTGGAACTGA